In the Periophthalmus magnuspinnatus isolate fPerMag1 chromosome 4, fPerMag1.2.pri, whole genome shotgun sequence genome, one interval contains:
- the npl gene encoding N-acetylneuraminate lyase — MAPAAETRMTGVVAATFTPLTPEGEINLSVIGPYIDYLIEKQNVKSIFVNGTTGESVSLSLAERKALAEDWCHKAKGKMDQVIVHVGCMCLRDSQELACHAAQIGADGIAVISPSFFKPSTADDIKAFLREVASAAPTLPFYYYHLPAMTGVNVPVRDVLNDIEELVPSFRGIKFSGCDLMDFGQCVSKSRPHWAVVYGVDEQLLAGLAMGANGAVGSTYNYVGSYMNKLMTAFENGDQLQARAIQFKLQELLSFAMKNRFDVGVNKQLMSDVSGLSLGPPRLPLVQCPQDYAKSIFQKYNSLFQDSR, encoded by the exons ATGGCTCCTGCTGCGGAAACAAGAATGACAGGAGTCGTTGCAGCCACATTTACTCCATTAACGCCAGAAGG TGAAATCAACTTGTCTGTGATTGGACCTTACATTGACTATTTGATTGagaagcaaaatgtaaaaagtatattTG TGAATGGAACAACTGGCGAGAGCGTGTCTTTAAGTTTGGCTGAAAGGAAGGCATTGGCTGAAGACTGGTGCCATAAAGCCAAGGGAAA AATGGATCAGGTGATAGTGCATGTTGGTTGCATGTGCCTAAGAGATTCTCAGGAATTA GCGTGCCATGCGGCTCAAATTGGGGCAGATGGGATAGCTGTCATCTCCCCATCCTTCTTCAAACCCAGCACTGCAG ATGACATAAAAGCATTTCTGCGAGAGGTGGCTTCGGCAGCTCCTACTCTACCCTTCTATTACTATCATTTACCAGCCATGACTGGAGTGAATG TGCCTGTGCGAGATGTGCTGAATGACATTGAAGAGCTTGTTCCCTCCTTCAGAGGAATAAAGTTTAGTGGGTGTGACCTTATGGATTTTGGTCAGTGTGTTAGCAAAAGTCGGCCACATTGGGCTGTGGTTTATGGCGTAGATGAG cAATTACTTGCTGGTCTTGCAATGGGTGCAAATGGTGCAGTAGGCAG CACCTATAACTATGTAGGAAGTTATATGAACAAGCTGATGACTGCTTTTGAAAATGGTGACCAATTGCAAGCTCGGGCAATAcaa ttcAAGTTGCAAGAACTTTTAAGTTTTGCCATGAAAAACA GATTTGACGTGGGAGTGAACAAGCAGCTGATGTCTGATGTGTCTGGCTTGAGCCTTGGTCCACCTCGACTTCCTCTGGTTCAGTGTCCACAAGATTATGCAAAGTCCATCTTTCAGAAATATAACAGCCTCTTTCAGGACTCTAGGTGA
- the edem3 gene encoding ER degradation-enhancing alpha-mannosidase-like protein 3 isoform X1: MLFVLLIPMLLGALCIHGEAITPEEKRKLKDQVVEMFDHAYQNYMDHAYPADELMPLTCRGRVRGLEPSRGDVDDALGKFSLTLIDTLDTLVLLNKTTEFEAAVRRVLSDVRLDNDIVVSVFETNIRVLGGLLGGHSMAVMLKEEGQLMQWYQDELLHMAKDVGLRLLPAFNTSSGLPYPRVNLKYGVRGPETRTGTETDTCTACAGTMILEFAALSRFTGDPVFEAHARKALDFLWEKRQRNSNLVGTTINIHSGEWVRRDSGVGAGIDSYYEYLLKAYILLGDDQFLQRFNIHYASIMKYISQPPLLLDVHIHKPLLPARTWMDSLLAFFPGLQVLKGDIRPAIETHEMLYQVTKKHNFLPEAFTTDFRVHWAQHPLRPEFAESTYFLYKATGDPYYLEAGRTILDNLNRYARVPCGFAAMKDVRTGSHEDRMDSFFLAEMFKYLFLLFADVEDVPFDVEDYIFTTEAHFLPLSLSTAPHSSSITLNITSEEELDDSNFDWTCPNTRLMFPDPAFPRNIREPIRSVVDKSCPRPAPYREPGIGRPPLRAQDFMANNPEHLELLRRMGVSLIHLKDGRVQLVQHATQAVSAVAAEDGVRFMQEMMELSSQQQKEQLPPRAIQIVSHPFFGRVVLTAGPAQFGTDLSKSVTGVRGFVTVAEPYSGCSEITNAEYIQGHIALLQRGQCMFAEKARHIQKAGAIGGIVIDDNEGSSSDTAPLFQMAGDGRSTDDITLPLLFLFHKEGNILLEALKEYREVEVLLSDKARDRAAIFKGKPLPGSLIEDSVDTQETQEGCVTDATTTTSFEPLGLSDLTTTERAEPAPQAVTSHEEVNRANEATSPAQDVELSEDLTPKEPHSVQVKEETDSEPKDEAKDRTENRRSVESLLADWQEDLEAFQQMERDEL, encoded by the exons ATGTTGTTCGTACTCTTGATACCAATGCTTCTTGGGGCATTATGTATCCATGGGGAGGCAATAACACCAGAGGAGAAACGCAAATTGAA GGACCAAGTGGTGGAGATGTTTGACCATGCATATCAGAATTATATG GACCATGCATATCCAGCAGATGAACTAATGCCTTTAACATGCAGAGGCAGAGTGCGAGGTCTTGAGCCCAGCCGAGGTGACGTGGATGATGCTTTGGGCAA GTTCTCTCTGACACTTATTGATACCCTGGACACTTTAGTG cttttaaacaaaacaacagagtttGAAGCTGCAGTTAGAAGAGTCCTATCGGATGTGAGGTTGGACAATGACATTGTGGTTTCAGTATTTGAAACTAACATCCGTGTTCTTGG CGGTCTTCTGGGAGGGCACTCTATGGCTGTGATGCTAAAAGAGGAAGGACAGCTCATGCAATGGTATCAGGATGAGCTTTTGCACATGGCCAAAGATGTGGGCCTCAGACTGCTGCCAGCCTTCAACACCAGCAGTGGCCTGCCTTATCCTAGA GTGAACCTGAAATATGGTGTTAGAGGCCCTGAGACAAGAACGGGCACAGAAACAGATACTTGTACTGCATGTGCTGGCACCATGATTTTGGAGTTTGCCGCATTAAGTCGTTTTACTGGAGATCCAGtgtttgag GCTCATGCACGGAAAGCCTTAGACTTTCTTTGGGAAAAGAGGCAGAGAAACAGCAATCTTGTTGGAACTACAATCAACATCCACTCTGGAGAGTGGGTCCGTAGAG ACAGTGGAGTAGGAGCCGGAATCGACTCGTACTATGAATACCTGCTGAAGGCTTACATCCTTTTGGGAGATGACCAGTTCCTTCAGCGCTTCAATATT CACTATGCATCTATAATGAAGTACATTAGTCAGCCTCCACTGCTGCTTGATGTCCATATCCACAAACCTCTGCTCCCAGCTCGGACATGGATGGACTCTCTGCTTGCCTTCTTCCCTGGTCTTCAG GTGCTAAAGGGAGATATTCGTCCTGCTATTGAGACACATGAGATGTTGTATCAAGTtaccaaaaaacacaactttttgccagag GCCTTCACCACAGATTTTAGGGTACACTGGGCACAGCATCCCTTGAGGCCAGAATTTGCAGAGAGCACTTATTTCCTGTACAAG gCCACAGGAGACCCATATTACCTGGAAGCAGGTCGCACCATTCTGGACAACCTCAATAGATATGCTCGTGTCCCCTGTGGATTTGCTGCGATGAAGGATGTTCGCACCGGTAGTCAtgaggacag AATGGACTCATTCTTCCTTGCTGAAATGTTTAAATACCTCTTCCTGCTTTTTGCTGATGTGGAAGATGTACCTTTTGATGTGGAGGACTACATTTTTACTACTGAGGCTCACTTTCTCCCTTTGTCCCTTTCCACTGCTCCCCACTCTTCATCCATAACTCTGAATATAACA TCTGAAGAAGAATTAGATGACTCAAACTTTGACTGGACTTGTCCCAACACCCGGCTAATGTTTCCTGATCCTGCTTTTCCTCGAAATATTAGAGAACCTATACGCAGTGTAGTGGACAAGAGCTGCCCTCGACCTGCTCCTTACAG AGAGCCTGGTATAGGCCGTCCTCCTCTGAGGGCTCAGGATTTTATGGCAAACAACCCTGAACATCTGGAGCTACTCAGAAGAATGGGAGTCAGTCTTATCCACCTGAAGGATGGGCGAGTGCAGTTGGTTCAACATGCTACACAA gCTGTGAGTGCAGTGGCAGCAGAGGACGGAGTTCGGTTTATGCAGGAGATGATGGAGTTGTCCAGTCAGCAGCAAAAAGAACAGCTTCCTCCCAGAGCCATTCAGATTGTCTCACATCCGTTCTTTGGCAGGGTGGTGCTGACAGCAGGCCCTGCACAGTTTGGCACAGATCTATCCAAGAGTGTCACTGGG GTGAGAGGGTTTGTGACCGTAGCTGAACCGTACAGTGGCTGTAGCGAGATTACCAATGCTGAGTATATCCAGGGCCACATTGCATTGCTGCAGAGAGGTCAGTGCATGTTTGCAGAGAAAGCCCGGCATATTCAGAAGGCTGGTGCCATCGGGGGAATTGTAATTG ATGACAATGAAGGTAGTAGCAGTGACACGGCTCCTCTCTTCCAAATGGCTGGAGATGGACGCagcactgatgacatcactttACCCCTTCTGTTCCTCTTCCACAAAGAGGGCAACATTCTGTTGGAGGCACTAAAGGAGTATCGAGAGGTGGAGGTGCTTCTGAGCGACAAAGCTCGGGACAGAG CAGCTATATTTAAAGGTAAACCTCTTCCTGGCAGCTTGATTGAAGACA GTGTAgatacacaagaaacacaagaagGCTGTGTAACTGATGCAACAACTACAACCTCCTTTGAGCCGCTGGGCCTATCAGACTTAACCACGACCGAGCGAGCTGAACCTGCTCCTCAAGCTGTGACGTCACACGAGGAAGTTAATAGGGCAAATGAAGCAACCAGCCCTGCTCAGGATGTTGAACTTTCTGAAGACTTGACTCCTAAAGAGCCTCATTCAGTTCAGGTAAAAGAGGAGACAGACTCAGAGCCAAAGGACGAGGCCAAGGACCGGACAGAAAACAGGCGCTCAGTGGAGTCGCTGCTTGCTGACTGGCAGGAGGACTTGGAGGCATTCCAGCAGATGGAGAGGGATGAACTCTGA
- the edem3 gene encoding ER degradation-enhancing alpha-mannosidase-like protein 3 isoform X2 yields the protein MLFVLLIPMLLGALCIHGEAITPEEKRKLKDQVVEMFDHAYQNYMDHAYPADELMPLTCRGRVRGLEPSRGDVDDALGKFSLTLIDTLDTLVLLNKTTEFEAAVRRVLSDVRLDNDIVVSVFETNIRVLGGLLGGHSMAVMLKEEGQLMQWYQDELLHMAKDVGLRLLPAFNTSSGLPYPRVNLKYGVRGPETRTGTETDTCTACAGTMILEFAALSRFTGDPVFEAHARKALDFLWEKRQRNSNLVGTTINIHSGEWVRRDSGVGAGIDSYYEYLLKAYILLGDDQFLQRFNIHYASIMKYISQPPLLLDVHIHKPLLPARTWMDSLLAFFPGLQVLKGDIRPAIETHEMLYQVTKKHNFLPEAFTTDFRVHWAQHPLRPEFAESTYFLYKATGDPYYLEAGRTILDNLNRYARVPCGFAAMKDVRTGSHEDRMDSFFLAEMFKYLFLLFADVEDVPFDVEDYIFTTEAHFLPLSLSTAPHSSSITLNITSEEELDDSNFDWTCPNTRLMFPDPAFPRNIREPIRSVVDKSCPRPAPYREPGIGRPPLRAQDFMANNPEHLELLRRMGVSLIHLKDGRVQLVQHATQAVSAVAAEDGVRFMQEMMELSSQQQKEQLPPRAIQIVSHPFFGRVVLTAGPAQFGTDLSKSVTGVRGFVTVAEPYSGCSEITNAEYIQGHIALLQRGQCMFAEKARHIQKAGAIGGIVIDDNEGSSSDTAPLFQMAGDGRSTDDITLPLLFLFHKEGNILLEALKEYREVEVLLSDKARDRGVDTQETQEGCVTDATTTTSFEPLGLSDLTTTERAEPAPQAVTSHEEVNRANEATSPAQDVELSEDLTPKEPHSVQVKEETDSEPKDEAKDRTENRRSVESLLADWQEDLEAFQQMERDEL from the exons ATGTTGTTCGTACTCTTGATACCAATGCTTCTTGGGGCATTATGTATCCATGGGGAGGCAATAACACCAGAGGAGAAACGCAAATTGAA GGACCAAGTGGTGGAGATGTTTGACCATGCATATCAGAATTATATG GACCATGCATATCCAGCAGATGAACTAATGCCTTTAACATGCAGAGGCAGAGTGCGAGGTCTTGAGCCCAGCCGAGGTGACGTGGATGATGCTTTGGGCAA GTTCTCTCTGACACTTATTGATACCCTGGACACTTTAGTG cttttaaacaaaacaacagagtttGAAGCTGCAGTTAGAAGAGTCCTATCGGATGTGAGGTTGGACAATGACATTGTGGTTTCAGTATTTGAAACTAACATCCGTGTTCTTGG CGGTCTTCTGGGAGGGCACTCTATGGCTGTGATGCTAAAAGAGGAAGGACAGCTCATGCAATGGTATCAGGATGAGCTTTTGCACATGGCCAAAGATGTGGGCCTCAGACTGCTGCCAGCCTTCAACACCAGCAGTGGCCTGCCTTATCCTAGA GTGAACCTGAAATATGGTGTTAGAGGCCCTGAGACAAGAACGGGCACAGAAACAGATACTTGTACTGCATGTGCTGGCACCATGATTTTGGAGTTTGCCGCATTAAGTCGTTTTACTGGAGATCCAGtgtttgag GCTCATGCACGGAAAGCCTTAGACTTTCTTTGGGAAAAGAGGCAGAGAAACAGCAATCTTGTTGGAACTACAATCAACATCCACTCTGGAGAGTGGGTCCGTAGAG ACAGTGGAGTAGGAGCCGGAATCGACTCGTACTATGAATACCTGCTGAAGGCTTACATCCTTTTGGGAGATGACCAGTTCCTTCAGCGCTTCAATATT CACTATGCATCTATAATGAAGTACATTAGTCAGCCTCCACTGCTGCTTGATGTCCATATCCACAAACCTCTGCTCCCAGCTCGGACATGGATGGACTCTCTGCTTGCCTTCTTCCCTGGTCTTCAG GTGCTAAAGGGAGATATTCGTCCTGCTATTGAGACACATGAGATGTTGTATCAAGTtaccaaaaaacacaactttttgccagag GCCTTCACCACAGATTTTAGGGTACACTGGGCACAGCATCCCTTGAGGCCAGAATTTGCAGAGAGCACTTATTTCCTGTACAAG gCCACAGGAGACCCATATTACCTGGAAGCAGGTCGCACCATTCTGGACAACCTCAATAGATATGCTCGTGTCCCCTGTGGATTTGCTGCGATGAAGGATGTTCGCACCGGTAGTCAtgaggacag AATGGACTCATTCTTCCTTGCTGAAATGTTTAAATACCTCTTCCTGCTTTTTGCTGATGTGGAAGATGTACCTTTTGATGTGGAGGACTACATTTTTACTACTGAGGCTCACTTTCTCCCTTTGTCCCTTTCCACTGCTCCCCACTCTTCATCCATAACTCTGAATATAACA TCTGAAGAAGAATTAGATGACTCAAACTTTGACTGGACTTGTCCCAACACCCGGCTAATGTTTCCTGATCCTGCTTTTCCTCGAAATATTAGAGAACCTATACGCAGTGTAGTGGACAAGAGCTGCCCTCGACCTGCTCCTTACAG AGAGCCTGGTATAGGCCGTCCTCCTCTGAGGGCTCAGGATTTTATGGCAAACAACCCTGAACATCTGGAGCTACTCAGAAGAATGGGAGTCAGTCTTATCCACCTGAAGGATGGGCGAGTGCAGTTGGTTCAACATGCTACACAA gCTGTGAGTGCAGTGGCAGCAGAGGACGGAGTTCGGTTTATGCAGGAGATGATGGAGTTGTCCAGTCAGCAGCAAAAAGAACAGCTTCCTCCCAGAGCCATTCAGATTGTCTCACATCCGTTCTTTGGCAGGGTGGTGCTGACAGCAGGCCCTGCACAGTTTGGCACAGATCTATCCAAGAGTGTCACTGGG GTGAGAGGGTTTGTGACCGTAGCTGAACCGTACAGTGGCTGTAGCGAGATTACCAATGCTGAGTATATCCAGGGCCACATTGCATTGCTGCAGAGAGGTCAGTGCATGTTTGCAGAGAAAGCCCGGCATATTCAGAAGGCTGGTGCCATCGGGGGAATTGTAATTG ATGACAATGAAGGTAGTAGCAGTGACACGGCTCCTCTCTTCCAAATGGCTGGAGATGGACGCagcactgatgacatcactttACCCCTTCTGTTCCTCTTCCACAAAGAGGGCAACATTCTGTTGGAGGCACTAAAGGAGTATCGAGAGGTGGAGGTGCTTCTGAGCGACAAAGCTCGGGACAGAG GTGTAgatacacaagaaacacaagaagGCTGTGTAACTGATGCAACAACTACAACCTCCTTTGAGCCGCTGGGCCTATCAGACTTAACCACGACCGAGCGAGCTGAACCTGCTCCTCAAGCTGTGACGTCACACGAGGAAGTTAATAGGGCAAATGAAGCAACCAGCCCTGCTCAGGATGTTGAACTTTCTGAAGACTTGACTCCTAAAGAGCCTCATTCAGTTCAGGTAAAAGAGGAGACAGACTCAGAGCCAAAGGACGAGGCCAAGGACCGGACAGAAAACAGGCGCTCAGTGGAGTCGCTGCTTGCTGACTGGCAGGAGGACTTGGAGGCATTCCAGCAGATGGAGAGGGATGAACTCTGA